One segment of Neobacillus endophyticus DNA contains the following:
- a CDS encoding HAD-IA family hydrolase has protein sequence MYNHIIWDFDGTLFDTYPVMAKIFKEALKEKEIEEPLEEIVKQMKVSASSALRYYEKKYHIDNDFITKYKKRKKEAELELSRPYEGIKEICTYIHSTNRKNYLLTHRGESSIQLLKKYDLYDFFSDFITSKQGFERKPSPNAINYLINKYNMIHSESIMIGDRDLDLLSGKNAGISACYFTEGNDKNNYADYTINSFEQLYSIV, from the coding sequence ATGTACAATCACATAATTTGGGATTTTGATGGTACTCTTTTTGATACCTACCCAGTAATGGCAAAAATATTTAAGGAAGCACTTAAAGAAAAAGAGATAGAAGAGCCGTTAGAGGAAATTGTAAAACAAATGAAGGTATCTGCGTCATCGGCATTGAGATACTATGAAAAGAAGTATCATATTGACAACGATTTTATAACTAAATATAAAAAAAGAAAAAAAGAGGCCGAATTAGAACTATCCAGACCATATGAGGGAATTAAAGAGATCTGTACATACATTCACTCAACTAATAGAAAAAATTATTTACTTACGCATCGAGGGGAATCCTCCATCCAATTACTAAAAAAGTATGATTTATATGATTTTTTTTCTGATTTCATTACATCCAAACAAGGATTTGAAAGAAAACCAAGTCCTAATGCAATTAATTACTTAATTAACAAATATAATATGATTCATTCAGAATCTATAATGATTGGTGATAGGGATTTAGATTTATTATCTGGGAAAAACGCAGGGATAAGTGCTTGTTATTTTACTGAGGGAAATGATAAAAATAATTATGCTGATTACACAATTAATAGCTTTGAGCAATTATACTCGATCGTCTGA
- a CDS encoding ABC transporter permease, which produces MIGAFIKKELKRMSKERGMFFFLIILPILFIVMFSTILGNQNYTFQIHYIDQDHSALSKDFIHHLSPSKTFELVKESDEKEVLAQIKKGKDTNLLIIDKGFESSIKSGQSPILHFYYDKNQSSAQEVAPIKTLVENIINGYNQAKIQTFVQSHSKNVTEAHSVLSPSIDLKSKAVSVKKVNAITSIVPGYTVMFVFFILMSMARTFIRERDSGMLARLYATSITRFQYTFGMWIPCVIVVLIQIAVLLGFGYFAYHLSLGNIPSLIVLSFILTLAVTTLGLVISFYTKSEQMAIGLTQIITMGGAALGGLWVPLDIMPKSIQTIAHFLPQYWAQTGFVNIMTRGANLADILPTLYYLIGFSIICFILALVGFKNFFKGATN; this is translated from the coding sequence ATGATTGGTGCTTTTATTAAAAAAGAACTAAAAAGAATGAGTAAAGAAAGAGGTATGTTTTTCTTCCTTATTATTCTACCTATTTTATTTATTGTAATGTTTTCAACCATTTTAGGAAATCAAAACTATACTTTTCAAATTCATTACATAGATCAAGATCACTCCGCTTTATCAAAAGATTTTATTCATCATTTATCTCCTTCTAAAACCTTTGAGCTGGTAAAAGAATCAGACGAAAAAGAAGTACTTGCTCAAATAAAAAAAGGAAAGGATACAAATCTATTAATCATTGATAAAGGATTTGAATCGTCTATCAAATCTGGACAGTCTCCTATTTTACATTTTTACTATGATAAGAACCAAAGTTCGGCTCAAGAGGTTGCTCCTATTAAAACCTTAGTGGAAAACATAATAAATGGCTATAACCAAGCTAAAATCCAGACATTCGTTCAATCTCACTCTAAAAATGTTACAGAGGCTCACTCTGTTTTATCTCCTTCGATCGATTTAAAGTCTAAAGCAGTTTCTGTAAAAAAAGTAAATGCAATTACTAGTATCGTGCCTGGATATACTGTTATGTTTGTATTCTTTATATTGATGAGTATGGCTCGAACCTTTATCAGGGAACGAGACAGTGGAATGTTAGCTCGTTTATATGCAACTTCTATAACCAGGTTTCAATATACGTTCGGAATGTGGATACCTTGTGTTATTGTAGTGCTAATTCAAATAGCTGTCTTATTAGGTTTTGGTTATTTTGCTTATCATTTGAGTTTAGGAAATATCCCTTCTCTAATTGTACTATCTTTCATATTGACCTTAGCTGTTACTACACTTGGGTTAGTGATCTCTTTTTATACAAAGAGTGAACAAATGGCCATAGGCCTTACTCAAATTATCACAATGGGTGGAGCTGCATTAGGTGGACTTTGGGTTCCGTTAGATATTATGCCGAAATCGATTCAAACAATTGCTCATTTCTTACCTCAATATTGGGCACAAACAGGCTTTGTTAATATTATGACAAGAGGGGCTAATTTAGCTGATATATTGCCAACTTTATATTATTTAATTGGATTTAGTATCATTTGTTTTATTTTAGCTTTAGTAGGATTTAAAAACTTCTTTAAGGGAGCTACAAATTAA
- a CDS encoding ABC transporter ATP-binding protein yields the protein MLEIKNVSKTYDKNTALQNVNFTIPSGVCFGLIGPNGAGKSTLMKILAGIIEKYEGDVTFLGDEIKTNSHKIKKQIGYIPQDIVLNETLTAIDNLEFFGSVNGLSSKEAKIKALKVLDLVGLKDRGKEAVKTYSGGMKRRINIGCALMHNPKFIIMDEPTVGVDPQSRNYIFEIIHKLKTQNITVLYSSHYMEEIEHLCEYIALIDKGTVLENGSVQEVLHKYSTPSVYVEGETITEEMFTSLGNVYLKGNGIVVENDEALTLLEKVTNLLKEHQLEVNRLEIAKPNLEDIFLKLTGTSLRD from the coding sequence ATGTTAGAAATTAAAAATGTGTCAAAAACCTACGATAAAAACACCGCCTTACAAAACGTGAATTTTACTATCCCTAGTGGTGTTTGCTTTGGGTTAATTGGACCAAATGGTGCTGGTAAATCCACATTAATGAAAATTTTAGCTGGTATCATCGAAAAATATGAGGGGGATGTTACTTTTCTAGGGGATGAAATTAAAACCAATTCTCATAAGATAAAAAAACAAATTGGTTATATTCCACAAGATATTGTTTTGAATGAAACTTTAACTGCAATTGATAATCTTGAGTTCTTTGGTTCGGTTAACGGATTGTCATCAAAAGAGGCAAAGATAAAAGCATTGAAAGTATTAGATTTGGTCGGTTTAAAAGATCGAGGAAAAGAAGCAGTTAAAACCTATTCTGGTGGGATGAAAAGAAGGATTAATATCGGGTGTGCTTTAATGCATAATCCTAAGTTTATTATTATGGATGAACCGACTGTGGGTGTGGATCCTCAATCAAGGAATTATATCTTTGAAATCATTCACAAATTAAAAACACAAAACATCACGGTTTTATATTCTAGTCACTATATGGAAGAAATTGAGCATTTATGTGAATATATAGCTTTAATTGATAAGGGCACGGTATTAGAAAATGGTTCGGTACAAGAAGTACTACATAAATATTCTACTCCATCCGTTTACGTTGAGGGGGAGACAATAACGGAAGAAATGTTTACTTCGCTAGGAAATGTATATCTAAAAGGAAACGGGATTGTTGTAGAAAACGATGAAGCTTTAACCTTATTAGAAAAGGTGACAAATCTATTAAAAGAACATCAATTAGAAGTAAATCGTTTAGAAATTGCAAAACCAAACTTAGAAGATATCTTCTTGAAGTTAACCGGAACATCTTTACGGGATTAA
- a CDS encoding SunI/YnzG family protein — translation MLGIDIEKVGSELVIRHQLTKVEIPINDIVNVTSDDTYAGKEKDAIRIGSPYGTTDRIAIQTKTNNYLLFTTNYTSIMNKIKSAIAEN, via the coding sequence ATGTTGGGAATAGATATAGAAAAAGTCGGTAGTGAATTAGTAATTAGGCATCAGTTAACAAAAGTAGAAATTCCTATTAATGATATTGTTAATGTCACATCTGATGATACATATGCCGGGAAAGAGAAAGATGCAATAAGGATTGGCTCTCCTTATGGTACTACAGATAGGATTGCAATTCAGACTAAAACAAATAACTATTTATTATTTACAACTAATTACACCTCAATTATGAATAAAATTAAATCAGCTATAGCAGAAAATTAA